A segment of the Pseudomonas serboccidentalis genome:
ACCCGGAACACATGGTGTGTGTTTCGGTGCCCAGATCCATGCCCGAAGACTTGGCTCTGGTTTCACTCAGCACCGCCCGAAAGCAGTACTGTTTAAAATTGGAGCGGGAAACGAGACTCGAACTCGCGACCCCGACCTTGGCAAGGTCGTGCTCTACCAACTGAGCTATTCCCGCATTGGCGTCCCCTAGGGGACTCGAACCCCTGTTACCGCCGTGAAAGGGCGGTGTCCTAGGCCACTAGACGAAGGGGACACGCTACAACATTCACTCCCTGCCGCGTTTCGCTGTGTGCTTTACGCTGCAAGTGGCGCGCATTCTATGGATGGATTGAGGGGTCGTCAACCCCCAGATATAAATTTATTTAAATCAATGACTTCGACCTGCTTTCAGGCCCCACACAGGCTTTTCCGTCGCCTGAGGTTTGACGCCTATATTCCGCCACTCGCCAAGACGCTATAGTCCGCAACACAGTGATGGCAATCTGCACCCCAAGCGCCAGCATTCATATAAGCAGCGCCCGGCCGATATAGATTGCATCTGCCGAACCAACTCGTCGAGTGGCGCTAGGCGCAAAAATGCCAAGCCACTACACTCGCATGCGAACCCTATAAAGAGGTCTTACCGGTGACACCACTCATGATCACCCTGCTAGTCATAGCCGGGATCGCAATTCTGATCGCCATTGGCTACATGAACCATGTGGTGGAAAACAACAAACTGGAGAAGGCCCGCACCAAAATCGAACTCAACGACCGCCTGCGCCGCTGCGGCGAACTGACCGAAACCTTCCCCGGCCAGTTCATGACCCCGGCGCTCAAGCTGCTGCTGACACGCCTGGAACTGAACGTGTGCCAGCGCCTGCTGAACCTGGAAAAAACCAGCGCCACCACCAAGGCACGCATCACCGAACTGAGCGCACTGGTAGCCCAGGGCGAATCGATCCCGGTCAACAACCCACCGGCACCGATCCTGACCGAAGTCAAAGCCAAGGACGTACGCTTCCTGCTCGAAGCCCTGCACGGCCAGATCACCCGCGCCGCCCATGACGGCTTCCTGGCACCGAACGAAGCCAAACACTGGATCAAGGAAGTCCGGCATATTCTGGTATTGCTGCACATCGAATTCTTCAACAACCTCGGCCAACAATCCCTGCAACAAAACCAACCCGGCCAGGCCCGCCTCGCCTTCGAACGCGGCGTGCAATACCTGCGCAAACAGCAGGACCCGCAGATGTACTCGGAACAACTGCAATACCTGGAAAAACTCCTGGCCCGCGCCAACGCCCAGGTCATGGACAAGATTGCCCCGGTCGAAGGCGAAGTGAACCAATTGACCGAAGGCCTCAAAGAAGTCGAAGCCGATGCGGACTGGAAAAAGAAAGTGATCTACGACTGATGGTCAAAAGTTAAAGAGAAGCCACCGAGAGGTGGCTTTTTTGTTGGTGGCTGGCTGGCGTCCAGTGAGTACACTCAATTAGATATTGGTCGGCTGTCAGGCAGCCTTCGCGAGCAAGCTCGCTCCCACAATTGGATTGGGTGCGGTCAGTCAGAGATTGGTCGGCTGTCAGGCCGCCATCGCGAGCAGGCTCGCTCCTACAATTGGATCGGGTGCGGTCAGTTAGAGATTGGTCGGCTGTCAGACCGCCTTCGCGAGCAGGCTCGCTCCTACAGTGACCGCGTACCCCCAAATAGGCCGAGTGTCAGCTCGCCTCGCTTTTGATCTGCAGGCCCCGTCGGCAGGCTGAGTGGAGGGATTCATCCGGGGATGGGAGCGCAGCGACCGTTCGACGAAGTCGAACACATCGAGAGGAGGTGCAGCGAAGCAAACCGTAGGCGATACCCCCGGATGGATCCCGGAGCGAAGGGACCCGAGCCACGGCGAGGGCCGAACGTTGGGGCAAGCCTTTTGGGTTATTTTTTCGCTGGGCCGGCATTCCGGCGTCTGGAAAAAGTGACTCGCCGTAAGGGCGAAACCGCCAGCCGCCACACCCAAAGAAACGGTTATTCACACAACCCAACCAAGAACATGGTCGGCCCAAAGGCCGCCAAGTCAAAGCCGAAAATGCCCAACCATCCCCTTCAGCTCACTCCCCAACCGCGCAAGCTCAATACTCGAAGTAGCATTCCCGCGCATCGCAATCGAAGACTGATCCGCACTCGCACGAATACTCGTCACACTGCGATTAATCTCCTCAGCCACCGAACTCTGCTCCTCGGCCGCCGCCGCAATCTGCTGATTCATCTGCTGAATCAACGACACCGCCGCCGCAATACTCCCCAACGCACTCTCCGTCTGCAGCGCATCACTGACGGCAAGCTTCACCAATTCACCGCTGCTCTGAATCTGCTGCACCGACGAATGCGCCGCCGAGCGCAACGCACTGACCAGCCGCTCGATCTCCTCGGTCGATTGCTGGGTACGCCGAGCCAACGCGCGAACCTCATCGGCCACCACCGCAAAACCCCTGCCCTGCTCCCCGGCCCGCGCCGCCTCGATCGCCGCATTGAGCGCCAGCAGATTGGTCTGCTCGGCCACGCTTTTGATCACATCGAGCACCGTGCCGATATTCTGGATTTGTGCACTGAGGCTTTCGATGCTCGAACTGGCCGACGTCGCTGAATCCGCCAGTTGCTCGATCCGCGCCATGCTCTGGCGCACCACCTGCTGCCCGCTCTCGACCTTGTCATCCGCCGTTTGCGCAGCCAGCGCGGCTTCTTCGGCGTTACGCGCCACGTCATGCACGGTGGCGGTCATCTGGTTCATGGCCGTGGCCACCTGTTCGGTTTCTTCCTTCTGGCTGCTGACTTCCAGATTGGTCTGCTCGGTCACCGCCGACAGCGATTGTGCAGAACTGGCCAACTGCTCGATACCCGCCTGCAAGCCGCTGACGATCGTGCTCAGCCCGGTACCCATCTGCTGCATCGCCAGCATCAGTTGGCCGATTTCGTCGCGGCGAGTCACCTCGACCCGCGCACTCAAATCCC
Coding sequences within it:
- a CDS encoding methyl-accepting chemotaxis protein; protein product: MLAMQQMGTGLSTIVSGLQAGIEQLASSAQSLSAVTEQTNLEVSSQKEETEQVATAMNQMTATVHDVARNAEEAALAAQTADDKVESGQQVVRQSMARIEQLADSATSASSSIESLSAQIQNIGTVLDVIKSVAEQTNLLALNAAIEAARAGEQGRGFAVVADEVRALARRTQQSTEEIERLVSALRSAAHSSVQQIQSSGELVKLAVSDALQTESALGSIAAAVSLIQQMNQQIAAAAEEQSSVAEEINRSVTSIRASADQSSIAMRGNATSSIELARLGSELKGMVGHFRL